The following proteins come from a genomic window of Bartonella apihabitans:
- a CDS encoding 50S ribosomal protein L11 methyltransferase yields MLGQIRLHYKSPKREAEKQYELLDHAFEDDAFPLAITEIDEANGIYEVSLYVDEAQKNSVLPRFAQVLGVNENKIEIEILPDIDWVSHSLEGLNPVRAGRFFVHGSHDRDKVKPGDLAIEIDAGQAFGTGHHGTTVGCLELIADVMEHEKPQNALDLGTGSGILAIGIALIKPIRILATDIDPIAIKVAKENFALNGVAKTITAITATGLDDEEIKKRSPFDLIVANILANPLIELAPQMVPALKKGGSIVLSGILEEQHDRVVKAFEAEGAKYIKTLHHEGWVAIHLK; encoded by the coding sequence ATTTTGGGACAGATCCGCCTACATTATAAATCGCCGAAACGCGAAGCCGAAAAACAATATGAACTTCTCGATCACGCCTTCGAGGATGATGCCTTCCCCCTTGCGATAACCGAAATAGATGAAGCCAATGGAATCTATGAAGTTTCCCTCTATGTGGATGAAGCGCAAAAGAATTCGGTACTTCCCCGCTTTGCACAAGTTTTGGGCGTCAATGAAAACAAGATAGAAATAGAAATACTTCCGGATATTGACTGGGTAAGCCATAGTCTTGAAGGACTTAATCCTGTTCGCGCGGGGCGTTTCTTCGTTCATGGCAGCCATGACCGCGACAAGGTGAAACCGGGTGATCTTGCAATCGAAATCGATGCCGGTCAGGCTTTTGGTACCGGCCACCATGGAACGACAGTCGGCTGCCTTGAACTTATCGCCGACGTTATGGAACATGAAAAACCGCAAAATGCGCTTGATCTTGGAACGGGGAGCGGAATTCTGGCAATCGGTATTGCTTTGATCAAACCGATCAGAATTCTGGCAACCGATATTGACCCGATTGCAATCAAAGTTGCGAAAGAAAATTTTGCTCTAAACGGCGTGGCGAAAACAATAACAGCCATCACAGCTACCGGTCTTGATGATGAAGAGATTAAAAAGCGCAGCCCCTTTGATCTCATTGTTGCAAATATTCTCGCCAATCCCTTGATTGAACTTGCGCCACAAATGGTTCCTGCGCTTAAAAAAGGTGGTTCCATTGTGCTTTCAGGCATTCTGGAAGAGCAGCATGACCGCGTGGTCAAGGCCTTCGAGGCGGAAGGCGCGAAATACATCAAAACCTTGCATCATGAAGGCTGGGTTGCCATTCATCTAAAATAG
- a CDS encoding DMT family transporter: protein MRKAAPPEFHAKMPPSAEPRYFLGISLALAATVIFACQDAMTKTLVHNYPATFIVMVRYWVFFLAGVYMAKTASGGLIANIKSKRPIIQCLRGLLLLLELIAIALAFRVMGLAEATSIFQSYPLFGTVIAVFLLKEKVGWRRVSALVIGFIGILIMLRPGSGVLSVGAIWALVAALFFALYMALTRLVGGIDKPQTSFFYVGLVGLVVINLGLPFFWVHMDSHYVWILVALCFTSVVGHFLMIKALSLVPLTVVQPFNYLQLVWSVIIGYIVFGDMPDILTLVGAALVVGSGLFVFFREQVKAAKIVVK from the coding sequence ATGCGTAAAGCAGCGCCACCGGAATTTCACGCAAAAATGCCGCCATCGGCAGAGCCTCGTTACTTTTTGGGAATTAGCCTTGCACTCGCTGCAACGGTTATTTTTGCCTGTCAGGATGCCATGACCAAAACGCTGGTTCATAACTATCCGGCGACTTTTATTGTTATGGTTCGCTATTGGGTCTTTTTCCTTGCCGGTGTCTATATGGCCAAAACGGCAAGTGGCGGCCTTATCGCCAATATCAAAAGCAAGCGCCCGATTATCCAATGTTTGCGTGGTTTGTTGCTTCTTCTGGAACTCATTGCCATCGCTTTGGCTTTTCGTGTCATGGGACTTGCCGAAGCGACATCCATTTTCCAGTCCTATCCACTTTTCGGTACGGTCATAGCGGTATTTCTATTGAAGGAAAAAGTTGGCTGGAGAAGAGTGAGTGCGCTGGTCATCGGTTTTATCGGTATCCTGATTATGCTGCGACCGGGAAGCGGTGTGTTGTCGGTAGGCGCAATCTGGGCACTCGTTGCAGCATTGTTTTTCGCCCTTTACATGGCTTTGACCCGCCTTGTTGGCGGCATTGATAAGCCACAAACCTCGTTTTTCTATGTCGGGCTTGTCGGCCTCGTGGTTATAAATCTGGGGCTTCCGTTCTTCTGGGTTCATATGGATAGCCACTATGTATGGATACTTGTGGCTTTATGCTTTACCTCGGTTGTCGGGCATTTTTTGATGATCAAAGCATTGAGCCTTGTACCTCTTACTGTAGTTCAGCCGTTTAACTATTTGCAGCTCGTATGGTCGGTGATCATCGGCTATATCGTCTTTGGTGATATGCCGGATATATTGACACTCGTTGGAGCTGCTCTGGTGGTGGGAAGCGGTTTGTTTGTGTTCTTCCGCGAACAGGTAAAGGCCGCAAAAATCGTTGTGAAATGA